The Pseudomonas aeruginosa genome includes the window TATCGAACAGGCGGGGCAGGATCAGCCCGTAGCCATCGCCGACCTGGTTGAAGCAGAACAGCACCAGCAGGGTGATCGCCGCCGTCGCCAGGGTATAGCGACTGCTGCGGGTGGCGAAGAAGGCGACCCCGGCGGCGACCGCGAACAGCGACTGCACCAGCGGGCTGGGGAACAGGTCGATCAGCGCCCAGCCGACCACCAGGCCGACCACCGTACCGAGGATCCGCTGCACCAGGCGCAGGCGGGTCGCGCCATAGTTGGGCTGGCAGACGAACACCGTGGTGAGCAGTATCCAGTAGCCCTGGGTCGGATGGATCCAGTGCAGCACGCCGTAGCCGGCGGTCAGCGCCAGGGCCATGCGCAGGCCGTGGCGGAACAGCAGCGAGGTCGGGGTGAGCTGCTGGCGCAGGCGCTCGAAGGCGTCCTTCAGGCTGCGCGGCGAGCGGTCGAGCAGGGCGCTGTCCTGTTCGTCGGCGATGGCGTCCGGGTTGCTCGCCCCGGCCAGCTTGCGGTCCAGCGTGGTGAGGTTGGCGGCCAGGGCGCCGAGCGAGCGAAGCAGGCCCTTCCAGGCCGGGTTGCTCTGCTGGCGCAGGTGTTCGAGCGAGGCCTGGAGATCTTCCAGGGCCAGCTCGCGGTCGGCGTAGTCGAACGGCTGGCGCAGGCGGATAGCCCGCGCCAGGGCCTGGCAGGCCTTGCCCTGCTGGTTGAGCAGGCGCTGGCAGCGGAACAGCACGTCGCTGTGGAAGAACGCCTCGGCCAGCCGGTTGTACGGGTAGTGCGAGGAACTGGCGCGCTCGTGGACGTCCTGGGCGATGAAATAGAGCTTCAGGTAGCGGCTCACCTTGGGGCCCGGCCGACCATGGCCGAGGCGGTTGAGAATGGTCTCCTTGGCCTGGTTCAGCGCCACCACCACCTTGCCGTTCTGCCGTGCCAGGGCGAGGCGCTGGCCCTCCACGTCGAGCTGGCGCAACGGTTCGAACAGGCTCGACTTGATCCTCAGGTATTCGCCCAGCTCGAAATACAGGCGGGAAAGACTCTGCTGCACCGGCTGGTTGGAGAACAGCGCGTTCCACAGCACCGAGAGCAGCCCGTACCAGGCCGCCCCGGCCACCAGCAGCAGCGGTTCGTGCCAGACATCGGCGACCTCGCCGCCGCGCTGGTCCACGCCGATCATGGTGTAGATCGAGAGGATCAGGGTCGCCGAGGCGATCGCCGCATAGCGCTCGCCGAGGGCGCCGAGGAGGATCATGCCGAACGCCGACAGCGCCATCCCGGAAACGAACAGCCAGGGATAGGGGAACAGCAACTCGACGGCGAAGGCGGCGACGCTGAAGCACAGCAGGGTCACCAGCAGCGCTTGCAGGCGGCCTAGCCAGTTGTCGTCGGTCTCCGCCAGGGCGCTGGCGATGATCCCGAGAAACAGCGGGATCAGCAGCTCGATGCGGTCCTGCCACCAGCACAGCAGCAGGGCGCCGGCCAGGGCGATGAATACCCGCAGGCTATAGGCGAACTTGTCGAGGGCCCAGAGGCGGCGGAGCGTGTGTGTCAACGAAGAGGGCGGCATGGGGGCGGAGTGCTATCCGATGGTCCGTGGTTCAGCCTATGTGGCCTGTCCGGCTAATTCAATCGGCCGATTTCGCGCGACTGGAAGTCCGCTGCCCGCCGCAGTCGCAGGAAGCGCTGCCGTGGGCAACTCGGTCGAGCCGGGCATCTGGCGGATGCAGGCTTCGTGCCTGCGAACGCTAAGACGTCGTCGCCGCGCCGAACGTTACCCGGCGGCGATATCGCGCGCCGGAGCGGGCCCGGCGAGCGAAGCGGCGGCGCGCTAAAGCAGGCGGACCTTGAACGAGCGACCCTTGATCTTGCCTTCGCTCAGGCGCTTGAGGGCCTGGTGGGCGAGGCCCCGCTCGATGGCGACGAAGGCCTGGAAGTCGAAGATGGCGATCTTGCCCACCGCGCTGCCGGGCAGCCCGGCGTCGCCGGTGAGGGCACCGAGCAGGTCGCCGGGGCGCACCTTGTCCTTGCGTCCGCCGGCGATGCACAGGGTGCTCATCGGCGGCAGCAATGGCTCCGGGCTGGCCTTCAACTGGCCGAGGGCGTACCAGGCCAGCGGCTGCTTCTGCAGGTCCTCGATGGCCTGCGCGCGGCTGGCCTCGGCCGGCGCCACCAGCGACAGGGCCAGGCCTTTCTCGCCGGCGCGACCGCTGCGTCCGATGCGATGGATGTGGACCTCCGGGTCACGCGCCAGCTCGACGTTGATCACCGTTTCCAGGGCGGCGATGTCCAGCCCGCGGGCGGCCACGTCGGTGGCCACCAGTACGTTGCAACTGCGGTTGGCGAACACCGTCAGGACCTGGTCGCGCTCGCGCTGCTCCAGGTCGCCGTGCAGGGCCAGGGCGGAAATCCGCTGCGCCTTCAGTGCGTCGGCCAGCTCCTGGCACTGCTGGCGGGTCTGGCAGAAGGCCACGCAGGACTGCGGCCGGAAATGCTGGAGCAGGCGTACCACGGCGTCCATGCGCTGCTTCGGATCGATCTCGAAGAAGCGCTGCTCGATCTGGCTGTCGGCGTGCAGCGACTCGACCTTCACCTGTCGCGGATCGCGCATGAAGGTCTTCGCCAGCTTCTCGATGCCGTCCGGGTAGGTGGCGGAGAACAGCAGGGTCTGCCGGCGCTCGGGGAGCTGGCCGATGATCTCGGCGATGCTGTCGTAGAAGCCCATGTCGAGCATCCGGTCGGCTTCGTCGAGGACCAGGGTATTGAGCCCGTCGAGGACCAGGGTGCCCTTGCGCAGGTGCTCCTGGATGCGCCCCGGGGTGCCGACCACCACGTGCGCGCCGTGCTCCAGCGAAGCCACCTGCGGGCCGTAGGGGACGCCGCCGCAGAGGGTCAGGACCTTGATGTTGTCGGCGGCGCGGGCCAGCCGGCGGATCTCCTTGGCGACCTGGTCGGCCAGTTCGCGGGTCGGGCACAGCACCAGCGCCTGGCAGCCGAAGTAGCGCGGGTTCAGCGGGCTGAGCAGGGCGAGGCCGAAGGCCGCGGTCTTGCCGCTGCCGGTCTTGGCCTGGGCGATCAGGTCGTGGCCCTGGAGGATCAGCGGCAGGCTCTGCGCCTGGATCGGCGTCATCTCCCGGTAACCGAGGGAGTCGAGATTGGCCAGGAGGTCCGCGGAAAGCGGCAGCGAGGAGAAAGCGGTGGAGGTCACGGGGCAGGGCTCGGCAGGCGATACGAGCGGCTAGTCTAGCAGCCTGCGGCGGCTTGCCGCGTGCGATCGCCGCCGGAGCAGCAGCGACAGGCAATGTATCTTTGGCCAGTACCGTTCGTCCGAAAAACGAAAAAAGCGCGTTTCTGTATTTTTATACAGGTTCGCTTTCCTCAGTTTTTTGTCGTAGAGTGCTGACACTGTGTTTGCATGGGTCGCCGTCGATCGTGACCTGATGCGGTCGGAAATTCCAGCCCGTCCTGCTCGACTCCTTGTAACTCCTTGCAACTCAGTTACCGGCTACGATTTCGTGGCTAAATCAATACCCATAGTTCCAAGGAGAACTTGCAATGTCCCGTCAGAACGGCACCGTTAAGTGGTTCAACGAAACCAAAGGCTACGGCTTCATTACCCCGGAAAGCGGCCCGGACGTTTTCGTTCACTTCCGTGCCATCGAAGGTAACGGCTTCAAGACCCTGGCCGAAGGCCAGAAGGTCAGCTTCGAAGTCGTACAAGGCCAGAAAGGCATGCAGGCCGAGCGCGTTCAGGTGATCAACTAAGATCCCTGGGCCCCAGCCCGAAGAACCCGGATGGAAGCATCCGGGTTTTTTATTGCCCGGAGAAAACCGTCACACTGTCTTCGCCTGCCGTTCACCCTGTCTTGACGAGTTCCCGCCCAGAGTGGCCCGGTCCCGTTCGGAGTCGTTTCGATGAAGCCTGTGCAATCCCGTCGTCTGGCCTTCGCCGCGCTGTTGTCGCTGTCGTTCTCTTCCGCGTCCTGCCATGCCGCCACCGAGCACTGGGGCTGGATCGAGCAGTCCTGGCTGATGCCCGAGCGCATGCAGGCCAAGGCCAAGCTGGATACCGGCGCGCTGACCTCGTCGCTGGACGCGAGGAATATCCATCGCTACAGGAAGGACGGCGAGCGCTGGGTGCGCTTCGATGTCGTGCTGCCCACCGCCGACAGCAAGGCGCCGGTCAGCGTGACCTTCGAGCGCAAGGTGCTGCGGCTGATCAAGGTACGCGGCGCCGGCGGCAGCGACAGCCGTCCGGTGGTGGCGATGGACATCTGCCTGGGCGCCAAGCTGCTGCGCGAGCAGTTCTCCCTGCGCGACCGCGGCAACATGAACTATCCGGTGCTGCTCGGTCGCCGCACGCTCGAACACCTCGGCGCGGTCGACGTGTCCCGAACCTTTACCCGCAAACCTACCTGCAGCGCGCTCGCCGCTCAGTAGAAGAACCAGCGCAGCAGTCCAGCGCCCAGCGCCACCCAGAACAGCACGATCAGCGCAGCCATCCACAGGTTGCGCGGGTGCGTCTCGACCTCGCGAGCCCGCGCGCGGCACTCGGCGAGCAGCGTGGGTGGGGTGAGGCGGATCGCCAGCCAGATCCCCAGCGGCACCAGCAACAGGTCGTCGAGGTAGCCGAGCAGCGGTATGAAGTCCGGGATCAGGTCGATCGGACTCAGCGCATAGGCCACCACCAGCAGAGCCACCAGTCGGGCCAGCCAGGGCATGTGCGGATGGCGGCTGCACAGCCAGAGGACGATGACCTCGGTCTTCAGCTCGCGAGCCCAGCGCTTGAGCGTAGCGATCCAGGCCATCCTAGAGGTCCGGGTCCTTTTCCGGATCGACCCGGCGCGGGCTGGTGCGACCGTCCTCGCTGCCGAGCTGGAAGAAGATCGCCGCGGCCAGCATCGACATCAGGCCGACGCTGACATAGGTGGCGTGGAAGGCGCCGAGTACGGTGTCCTGCCCCGTATCCAGGTCGGTCTGGAAACCGCCCAGCAACGCCGCCGCGCAAGCCACGCCGAGGCTGATCGACAACTGCACGACCACCGACATCAGGCTGTTGCCGCTGCTGGCGTTGCTGTCCTGCAGGTCGATCAGGGTGAGGGTGTTCATCGCCGTGAATTGCAGGGAGTTCACCGCGCCGAGCAGGCTCAGGTGCAGCAGCAGCCAGACGTAGGGGGTGTCCTGGTCGACCAGGCCGAAGCCGGCGATCAGGCAGCCGAGGATCAGGGTGTTGCCGACCAGCAGCTTGCGATAGCCGAAGAAGTCCAGCAGTGGCTTGGCCATCGGCTTGGCGACCATCGCGAACAGCGCCAGCGGGATCATGGTCATGCCCGCGGTGGAGGGCGGGTAGCCCAGTCCCACCTGCAGCAACAGCGGGGTGAGGAAGGGCAGGGCGCCGCTGCCCAGGCGGGCGAACAGGTTGCCGAGGATGCCGACGGCGAAGGTCCGCGCCTTGAACAGGCTCGGTGGGAACAGCGGCTTGTCGATGCGTAGCGCGCGCAGCCAGTAGGCGGTGAGCAGGACCAGTCCGCCGATCAGCAGCAGGACCACGCGCAGGTGCGACAGGTGCAGCTCGCCGAGTCCTTCCAGGGCGATGGAGATCAGCACCATGGAGCCGCCGAAGAGCAGGAAGCCGATGCTGTCGAAACGGCTCGGCACCGGGCTGCGCAGGTCCGGCATCAGCTTCATCGCCACCAGGCAGCCGAGCAGGCCGACCGGCAGGTTGATCAGGAAGATCCAGTGCCAGGAGGCGTACTCCACCAGCCAGCCGCCCAGCGTCGGTCCCGCCAGCGGGCCGAGCAGGCCGGGAATGGTGACGAAGCTGAGCACCCGCACCAGGTCCTGGCGCGGGTAGACGCGCAGGATCACCAGCCGTCCCACCGGCATCATCAGCGCGCCGCCGACGCCCTGTACGATGCGCGCCCCGACCAGCAGTTCGAGGCTCGGCGACAGCGCGCAAAGCAACGAGCCGAGGCTGAACAGCAGTACCGCGCCGAGGAACACCCGGCGCGTGCCGAAACGGTCGGCGATCCACCCCGAGGCCGGTATCAGCAGGGCCACCGTGAGCAGGTAGGCGATCACCACCGCCTGCATGCGCAGCGGGTTTTCGTTCAGCGAACTGGCCATGCTCGGCAGCGCGGTGTTGAGGATGGTGCCGTCGAGGGCTTGCATGAAGAAGGCGACGGCAACCAGCCAGGGCAGTTGGCGGGCGATGCGGGGGGTGAGCTGGAACGGCTCGCTCATGGACGGGCTCCCTCGGGCGGACAGGGCCCAAGCATAGAGAAGTTCTCGCCGCGATGGGACGGCCGGCGACCGGATCGGGGCGAACAGCGGGCATTGCGGCGGAAGTCGCGGCCAGAGAGGTCGCCTTTCATTGTCCTGGGTCAAGCCGAAGCGCTGGCGCTCGCCGGCTGCTGTGCTAGTACTCAAGAGTCACCCCGTCAGTGGCTGCGGATGCGACGTCGGCGCTTCGTCATCGCACGGACATGTCCCGCGTTGCATGCTCGACGGCGCGTGCTTCACCGCCTTGTCGCGATGTTCTCCACGCAGCGCTCGGCGACCCCGGTCGCCGCTGCCGTCGCCGAAGCCCACCTTCCGTGGAAACAGGAGTCCTCCCATGGCCCAGGAACTTTGCGCTATCTGCCACGAACGTCCCGCCGTCGCCCGCGTCAGCCTGGTACAGAACGGCCAGCGCCGCGAACTCGCCCTCTGCGAACTGCATTACCGCCAGTTGATGCGCCAGCAGCGCATGCGCTCGCCGCTGGAGTCGCTGTTCGGCGGCGGCAGCCCGTTCGACGAGATCTTCTCCGGCTTCGGCGAGCAGAGCCCGGTCACCCCGGTGCGCGCCCGCGAGCCGGAGGCGGTGGACATCGCCGAGTACTTCAGCAAGCAGACCACCGAGTACCTGCAACGCGCCGCGCAGGTCGCCGCCGAATTCGGCAAGCGCGAAGTGGACACCGAGCACCTGCTCTACGCCCTGGCCGACGCCGACGTGGTGCAGGCGGTGCTCAAGCAGTTCGGCCTGTCGCCGGCCGACCTCAAGCAGTACATCGAGGCCAACGCCGTGCGCGGCGCCAGCAAGGGCGAGGCGAGCGAGGACATGACCATCTCGCCGCGGGTGAAGAGCGCCTTGCAGCATGCCTTCGCCCTGTCCCGCGAACTCGGCCACAGCTATGTCGGCCCCGAGCACCTGTTGCTCGGCCTGGCGGCGGTGCCGGACAGCTTCGCCGGGACGCTCCTGAAGAAGTACGGCCTGACCGAGCAGGCGCTACGGCAGAAAGCGGTCAAGGTGGTCGGCAAGGGCGCCGAGGACGGCCGCGTGGACGGCCCGAGCAACACTCCGCAACTGGACAAGTTCAGCCGCGACCTGACCCGGCTGGCCCTCGAAGGCAAGCTCGATCCGGTGATCGGCCGCTCGAAGGAAGTCGAGACCACCATCGAGGTGCTCGCCCGGCGCAAGAAGAACAACCCGGTGCTGATCGGCGAGCCCGGCGTCGGCAAGACCGCCATCGTCGAAGGCCTGGCCCAGCGCATGGTCCAGGGCGAGGTGCCGGAGGTGCTGCGCGACAAGCGCCTGGTCGAACTGAACATCAACGCCATGGTCGCCGGCGCCAAGTACCGCGGCGAGTTCGAGGAACGCCTCAAGCAGGTGATGGACGAACTGCAGGCGGCGCAGAGCGAGATCATCCTGTTCATCGACGAGGTGCACACCATCGTCGGTGCCGGCCAGGGCGGCGGCGAAGGCGGGCTGGACGTGGCCAACGTGCTGAAGCCGGCGATGGCGCGCGGCGAGATGAACCTGATCGGCGCCACCACCCTCAACGAGTACCAGAAGTACATCGAGAAGGACGCCGCGCTGGAGCGGCGCTTCCAGCCGGTGTTCGTCCCCGAGCCGACGGTGGAGCAGACCATCTCCATCCTCCGTGGCCTGCGCGACAAGCTCGAAGGCCACCACAAGGTGACCATCCGCGACGAGGCCTTCGTCGCCGCCGCCGAGCTGTCCGACCGCTACATCGGCAACCGCTTCCTGCCGGACAAGGCCATCGACCTGATCGACCAGGCCGCCGCCCGCGTGCGCATCGCCAGCACCTCGCGGCCGGCCGAGATCCAGGAACTGGAGGCCGAGCTGGCGCAGCTCAAGCGCGAGCAGGACTACGCCGCCAGCCGCAAGTGGTACGACGAGGCGAAGGTCTTCGAGAAACGCATCCAGGAACGCAAGGAACACCTCGAGCAGATCACCGAGCGCTGGCAGCAGACCCAGGGGTCGAAGACCGAGGAGGTGCGGGTCGAGGACATCGCCGAGATCATCTCCAAGCTCACCGGCATCCCGGTCACCGAACTGACCGCCGAGGAGCGCGAGAAGCTCCTGCAGATGGAAGAGCGCCTGCACCAGCGGGTGATCGGCCAGCAGGAAGCGATCACCGCGGTCAGCGACGCCGTGCGCCTGGCCCGCGCCGGGCTGCGCCAGGGCAGCCGGCCGATCGCCACCTTCCTGTTCCTCGGCCCGACCGGGGTGGGCAAGACCGAGCTGGCCAAGGCCCTGGCCGAGGTGGTGTTCGGCGACGAAGACGCGATGATCCGCATCGACATGAGCGAATACATGGAGCGCCACGCGGTGTCCCGGCTGATCGGTGCGCCGCCGGGCTACGTCGGCTACGACGAGGGCGGCCAGCTCACCGAGCGGGTGCGCCGGCGGCCGTACAGCGTGATCCTGCTCGACGAGATCGAGAAGGCCCACGCCGACGTCAACAACATCCTCCTGCAGGTGTTCGACGACGGCCGCCTGACCGACGGCAAGGGGCGCGTGGTGGACTTCACCAACACCATCATCATCGCCACCAGCAACCTCGGCTCCGAGCTGATCATGAAGAACGCCCAGGCCGGCGAGTTCGCCCAGCCGCCGGAGAAGCTCAAGCGCGAACTGATGACTACCCTGCGCGGGCATTTCCGCCCGGAATTCCTCAACCGCCTCGACGAGGTGATCGTCTTCGAATCGTTGAGCAAGGCGCAGATCGAGGACATCGTGCGCCTGCAACTGGAGCGGGTGAAGCGCGCCGCGCACGCCCAGGACATCTACCTGCACATCGACGACAGCCTGGTCGGCCACCTCGCCGAAGAGGCCTACCAGCCGGAGTTCGGCGCCCGCGAGCTGAAGCGGCAGATCCGCCAGCAACTGGAGACGCGCCTGGCCACGGCGATGCTCAAGGGCGAGGTGAAAGAGGGCGAGACGGTCACCTTCTTCTACGACGCCAAGGACGGCGTCGGCTACCGCAAGGGCGCCGCGCCGAAGCCGGCGGCACGCAAGAAATCCGGCGCCGGCGAGACGCCCAAGGGCCGCGCGACGGCGGCGAGGAAGCCGGCGGCGAAGAAAGGCGCCGCCGCCAAGGGCAAGGCCGACAAGCCGAAGGCCAAGTGACCCGACCAAGGTTGGGGAACAAGGCACCGGCCGGTCGGTCGAAATCTCACCCCGGCCTGCGAATGCGGCCGGGGCGTTCGATATCTCATGAGGAATTGCCGATGCGCGTCACCACCCACGCTACCCTGGCCGCGGCCCTGCTGCTCAGCGCCGCCTCCGCGTTCGCCTTCAATCTCGGGGATGCCGCCAAGGCGGTCGCCGGGGCATCCCAGGGCGACTCCGCCCAGGTAGCCACCACCCCGCAGACCAGCGGTCTGCTCGGCGCACTCACCGGCCAGCTCGGGGTCAGCCAGGAGCAGGCGGTCGGCGGTACCGGCGCCCTGCTCGGCCTGGCCAAGAACCAGTTGGCCGGCAACGATTATTCGCAACTGGTTAAGACCATCCCCGGCCTCGACAAGCTGGCCGGCAACAACGCCCTGGCCGGTCTCGGCGGGCTCGGCAACGTGCTCGGCAAGAGCGGCGGCGACAGCAAGGGCCTCGGTTCGCTGCTCGGCAATGCGGACAGCATGGGCGACGTGAACAAGGCCTTCGGCACCCTGGGCATGGATAGCGGGATGACCGAGAAGTTCGCCCAGGTGCTGGTCGACTACTTCGGCAAGCAGGGCGCCAACAGCGAGCTGCTGGGCAGCCTGAGCAATCTCTGGGGAGTGAGCAAGGCGGGCGGCTCGTCGCTGCTCTGATCTGCCGCCAGCGGATCGGCGGATAACCGCGCTGCGGTTATTCGCCCTACGAAGTGGGTGCGGCGCCCGGATATTCGTTGCCCGCACCGGTAGGGCGAATAACGCCCCCGGCGTTATCCGCCCTACGAGATGGGTGTGCTTCGGCCGGTACTTCAGCGCAGTTGCCGCAAGCGGGCGATGCGTTCGTCCTTTTCTTCCCACATGCGCGAGACCCATTCCTGCACGTACTGGCGGAACACCGGGTCGTTCTCGTAGTCGCCCTGCCACAGGGCGGGATCGATCGGGCGGGTCTGGATGTCGACGATCACCTTCGGCACCCGTCCGCAGAGCAGGTCCCAGAATCCCGGCACCTTGTCGCTCGGGTAGACCACGGTGACGTCGAGCAGGGCGTCCAGTTGCTCGCCCAGCGCGGCGAGGACGAAGGCCACCCCGCCGGCCTTGGGCTTGAGCAGGTGGCGATAGGGCGACTGTTGCCGGGCCTTCTTCTGCTCGCTGAAACGCGTGCCTTCCAGGTAGTTCACCACGGTCACCGGGATGCGCTTGAACTTCTCGCAGGCGGCCTTGGTGATCTCCAGGTCCTTGCCCTTGAGTTCCGGGTGCTTCTCCAGGAAGGCCTTGGAATAGCGCTTCATGAACGGATACTCCAGCGCCCACCAGGCCAGGCCGAGGAAGGGCACCCAGATCAGCTCCTTCTTGAGGAAGAACTTGAAGTACGGGGTGCGCCGGTTGAACACCTGGATCAACGCGGGGATGTCGACCCAGGACTGGTGGTTGCTCACCACCAGGTACGAGGTGTCCTGGCGCAGGTCGCTGGCGCCGCGCACGTCCCAGACCGTCGGCGTGCAGGTGGCGAAGATCCACTTGTCGATCTCCGCCCAGGTCTCGGCGATCCACATCACGCCCCTGGAGCAGAGGTCTTTCAGGCGCTGGCCGGGGAGCACCAGCTTGAGCAGTGCGATCAGCATCATCGGGCCGATCAGGATCAGCGTGTTGAGAAGCAGCAGAAGGCTGCTGGTCAGGCCGGTCAACAGTTCCCGCATGGTTGGTTTCCCTGTCCTGGGTGTGGGTCGACGCGGCCCATCATACGCATCCGCGCCGCGCCGCCCAAGCCGCCGGCGTGGCGAACGAAACCGCGCCGTGCTAGTCCTATGTGGACCTCGTATCACTTCAGGAGATGCCCGCGTGAAGCGTGCCCTTGCCTTGCTCTCGCTGTTCGCCCTGCCGGTCCTCGCCGCCGAACCCAACCTCTACGGCCGCTACGAATGGGTCTCCCTGCCGGAGCTGGACCGTACCCTGCAGGCGAAGATGGACACCGGCGCCTACACCTCCTCGCTGTCGGCCAAGGACATCGAGTTGTTCCAGCGCGACGGCGAGGAGTGGGTGCGCTTCCGGCTGGCCACCAAGGAGGCCGACGGCTCGGTGTTCGAGCACAAGCTGGCGCGCATCGGCAAGATCAAGAACCGCGCCGACAACCGCAACGGCGAGGACGAGGATGAGGACCGCCTGAGCGAACGCCCGGTGATCGACCTGCAGGTCTGCCTGGGCGGAGCGATGAAGACCATCGAGGTCAACCTCACCGACCGCAGCGCCTTCAACTATCCGTTCCTGATGGGCACCAAGGGCTTGCGCAAATTCCACGTCGCGGTCGATCCCTCCGAGCGCTTCGTCGCCGACAAGCCCACCTGCAAGTAAGCGTCCTACGCCACCGGCGGCGCGATTGACGCGCGCGCCGGCTTGCGGCACCGTTCCGGCATTCCCGTCAGCCGCCGTCACGCCATGCCGCATATCCTGATCGTCGAAGATGAAGCCGCGATTGCCGACACCCTGCTCTACGCCCTGCAGGCCGAAGGCTTCGCCACCACCTGGGTGACCCTCGCCGGCGAGGCGCTGGCGTTGCAGGAGCGCCAGCCGGCGGATCTGCTGATCCTCGACGTCGGTCTGCCGGACATCAGCGGTTTCGAGGCCTGCAAGCGCCTGCGGCGGTTCTCCGAGGTGCCGGTGATCTTCCTCACCGCGCGCGATGCCGAGATCGACCGCGTGGTCGGCCTGGAGATCGGCGCCGACGACTACGTGGTCAAGCCGTTCAGCCCGCGCGAGGTGGCGGCTCGGGTCAAGGCCATCCTCAAGCGCATGGCGCCGCGCCCGGCGGCGCTGGAAGGGGCCGCGCCGAGCGGGCCGTTCCAGGTCGACGAGGAGCGCGTGCGGATCCACTACCGCGACACCCCGCTCAACCTCACCCGCCACGAGTTCCGCCTGTTGCAGACGCTGCTCGGGCAGCCCGAGCGGGTATTCAGCCGCGAGCAGTTGCTCGACGCCCTCGGCGTCGCCAGCGAGGCCGGCTACGAGCGCAACATCGACAGCCACATCAAGAGCCTGCGCGCCAAGCTGCGCCAGGTGAACGAACGCGGCGAAGCGATCCAGACCCATCGCGGCCTGGGCTACAGCTACAGCCCGGACCACGCCTGATGCCGCTCGGCGTTCGGATCTTCCTGGTCTACTTCCTGTTCGTCGGTCTCACCGGCTACTTCGTGCTGAGCACGGTGATGGACGAAGTGCGCCCCGGCGTGCGCCAGTCCACCGAGGAAACCCTGGTGGACACCGCCAACCTGCTCGCCGAGATCCTCCGCCAGGACGTGAAGAACGGCACCCTGGCACAGAGCGACCTGCCGGAGATGCTCGAGGACTACGGCAAGCGCGTGCCGCAGGCGGATATCTGGGGCTTGCGCAAGGAGGCGGTGAACCACCGCATCTACGTCACCGACGCCAGCGGCAAGGTGCTGCTGGACTCCGCCGGGGTGGCTGTCGGCCAGGACTATTCGCGCTGGAACGACGTCTACCTGACTCTCCGGGGCCAGTACGGCGCGCGCTCCAGCCGCGAAGACCCGGACGACCCGGATTCCTCGGTGATGTACGTGGCGGCGCCGATCAAGGATGGCGGGAAGATCATCGGGGTGGTTTCGGTGGCCAAGCCGAACAGCAGCCTGCAACCCTACATCGACCGCTCGCAGCGGCGCCTGGCCTGGCTCGGTGCCGGGCTGATCGCCCTCGGGCTGCTGGTCGGCGGCCTGCTCTCCTGGTGGCTCAGCGGCGCGCTGCGGCGCCTCACCCA containing:
- the clpG gene encoding AAA family protein disaggregase ClpG, with translation MAQELCAICHERPAVARVSLVQNGQRRELALCELHYRQLMRQQRMRSPLESLFGGGSPFDEIFSGFGEQSPVTPVRAREPEAVDIAEYFSKQTTEYLQRAAQVAAEFGKREVDTEHLLYALADADVVQAVLKQFGLSPADLKQYIEANAVRGASKGEASEDMTISPRVKSALQHAFALSRELGHSYVGPEHLLLGLAAVPDSFAGTLLKKYGLTEQALRQKAVKVVGKGAEDGRVDGPSNTPQLDKFSRDLTRLALEGKLDPVIGRSKEVETTIEVLARRKKNNPVLIGEPGVGKTAIVEGLAQRMVQGEVPEVLRDKRLVELNINAMVAGAKYRGEFEERLKQVMDELQAAQSEIILFIDEVHTIVGAGQGGGEGGLDVANVLKPAMARGEMNLIGATTLNEYQKYIEKDAALERRFQPVFVPEPTVEQTISILRGLRDKLEGHHKVTIRDEAFVAAAELSDRYIGNRFLPDKAIDLIDQAAARVRIASTSRPAEIQELEAELAQLKREQDYAASRKWYDEAKVFEKRIQERKEHLEQITERWQQTQGSKTEEVRVEDIAEIISKLTGIPVTELTAEEREKLLQMEERLHQRVIGQQEAITAVSDAVRLARAGLRQGSRPIATFLFLGPTGVGKTELAKALAEVVFGDEDAMIRIDMSEYMERHAVSRLIGAPPGYVGYDEGGQLTERVRRRPYSVILLDEIEKAHADVNNILLQVFDDGRLTDGKGRVVDFTNTIIIATSNLGSELIMKNAQAGEFAQPPEKLKRELMTTLRGHFRPEFLNRLDEVIVFESLSKAQIEDIVRLQLERVKRAAHAQDIYLHIDDSLVGHLAEEAYQPEFGARELKRQIRQQLETRLATAMLKGEVKEGETVTFFYDAKDGVGYRKGAAPKPAARKKSGAGETPKGRATAARKPAAKKGAAAKGKADKPKAK
- a CDS encoding DUF2780 domain-containing protein; the protein is MRVTTHATLAAALLLSAASAFAFNLGDAAKAVAGASQGDSAQVATTPQTSGLLGALTGQLGVSQEQAVGGTGALLGLAKNQLAGNDYSQLVKTIPGLDKLAGNNALAGLGGLGNVLGKSGGDSKGLGSLLGNADSMGDVNKAFGTLGMDSGMTEKFAQVLVDYFGKQGANSELLGSLSNLWGVSKAGGSSLL
- a CDS encoding acyltransferase, whose translation is MRELLTGLTSSLLLLLNTLILIGPMMLIALLKLVLPGQRLKDLCSRGVMWIAETWAEIDKWIFATCTPTVWDVRGASDLRQDTSYLVVSNHQSWVDIPALIQVFNRRTPYFKFFLKKELIWVPFLGLAWWALEYPFMKRYSKAFLEKHPELKGKDLEITKAACEKFKRIPVTVVNYLEGTRFSEQKKARQQSPYRHLLKPKAGGVAFVLAALGEQLDALLDVTVVYPSDKVPGFWDLLCGRVPKVIVDIQTRPIDPALWQGDYENDPVFRQYVQEWVSRMWEEKDERIARLRQLR
- a CDS encoding ATP-dependent zinc protease, producing the protein MKRALALLSLFALPVLAAEPNLYGRYEWVSLPELDRTLQAKMDTGAYTSSLSAKDIELFQRDGEEWVRFRLATKEADGSVFEHKLARIGKIKNRADNRNGEDEDEDRLSERPVIDLQVCLGGAMKTIEVNLTDRSAFNYPFLMGTKGLRKFHVAVDPSERFVADKPTCK
- the creB gene encoding two-component system response regulator CreB; the protein is MPHILIVEDEAAIADTLLYALQAEGFATTWVTLAGEALALQERQPADLLILDVGLPDISGFEACKRLRRFSEVPVIFLTARDAEIDRVVGLEIGADDYVVKPFSPREVAARVKAILKRMAPRPAALEGAAPSGPFQVDEERVRIHYRDTPLNLTRHEFRLLQTLLGQPERVFSREQLLDALGVASEAGYERNIDSHIKSLRAKLRQVNERGEAIQTHRGLGYSYSPDHA